One genomic segment of Streptomyces showdoensis includes these proteins:
- a CDS encoding alpha/beta hydrolase, translating into MIRRSTTPLAFAAIGVVLLATACSQGDEHVRFGDKPSATQRSSAPAARESTVRMPSNPRDWTTQRTLDNGTKVVWTELKGPKSGFTGKVWAWVPKQYDEEKYRNSAFPVLIALPGSNGYPTNYWFGADLKLQETIQQAADEGKGLPFIVVMPVLNASDKDYWDGSDIPGQPKMGTWMSDDVPDLARENFRTYKDPRGWGFFGSSSGGYVGMKMVLQYPGRFGSAIAGGPDTEPTSPFWAGHDKERKANDPGYLASRLIAKGGPKVNISIMLGTKESGQAATKAFVKKYDKGPVAMRLHVIQNGRHSGRQYAESLTDGPLEWISKRMLAPEPSE; encoded by the coding sequence GTGATTCGCCGGTCGACGACCCCGCTCGCGTTCGCCGCCATCGGCGTCGTCCTTCTCGCCACGGCCTGCTCCCAGGGCGACGAGCACGTCCGCTTCGGCGACAAACCGAGCGCGACGCAGCGGAGTTCGGCGCCGGCGGCGCGCGAGAGCACGGTCCGGATGCCGTCGAACCCGCGGGACTGGACGACCCAGCGCACCCTGGACAACGGCACCAAGGTCGTGTGGACGGAGCTGAAGGGCCCCAAGTCCGGATTCACCGGCAAGGTGTGGGCGTGGGTGCCGAAGCAGTACGACGAGGAGAAGTACCGGAACAGCGCGTTCCCCGTGCTGATCGCGCTTCCGGGCAGCAACGGATACCCGACGAACTACTGGTTCGGCGCCGACCTCAAGCTCCAGGAGACGATCCAGCAGGCCGCCGACGAGGGCAAGGGCCTGCCGTTCATCGTCGTGATGCCGGTCCTGAACGCGTCCGACAAGGACTACTGGGACGGCTCGGACATCCCGGGGCAGCCCAAGATGGGCACCTGGATGTCGGACGACGTGCCGGACCTGGCGCGCGAGAACTTCCGCACCTACAAGGACCCCCGCGGCTGGGGGTTCTTCGGCTCCTCGTCGGGCGGTTACGTGGGCATGAAGATGGTCCTCCAGTACCCCGGCAGGTTCGGCTCCGCGATCGCGGGCGGCCCGGACACCGAGCCCACCTCCCCCTTCTGGGCGGGGCACGACAAGGAGAGGAAGGCCAACGATCCCGGGTACCTGGCCTCCCGGCTGATCGCGAAGGGCGGGCCCAAGGTGAACATCTCGATCATGCTGGGCACCAAGGAGAGCGGGCAGGCGGCCACGAAGGCCTTCGTCAAGAAGTACGACAAGGGTCCCGTCGCGATGCGGCTGCACGTGATCCAGAACGGCCGGCACAGCGGCCGGCAGTACGCCGAGTCGCTCACCGACGGCCCGCTCGAGTGGATCAGCAAGCGGATGCTGGCGCCCGAGCCCTCGGAGTGA
- a CDS encoding ricin-type beta-trefoil lectin domain protein: protein MSDIPARRLTGRPSRDRTRAVAGRGAVALATALALGMTAAPLAAAAPPGTAATGGTGPAAHPAAGQQKRATGVDKAVQDALRKAKESGKPVTVDALTTATSETVAQPNGRRLITKTHAQNVRTRQNGGWRTLDPTLVTGARNTVVPRLTDARLTLSGGGTGPLATVTTADGKRFAVTAPFALPKPALHGATATYASVLPGVDLKVTALADGGWREVVVVKTAKAAADPRLKRLRFPVRTTGLTLSADRAGNIALKDAHGKARLHAPTPFQWDSSYAAPSSRWTTAKSAAGPAQAAAAAPVAGVRSSAEQPGDGANVSTMKVEASADALVLTPDPKTFGKGTGPWYLDPTVSAQANRQVNAQVQENHPTTSNVNTLSSLGVGYCGYSDCTGYGRYRSYFQLGIPSQLYADGSRGTAQIWSATLSASVVSSAAPGTNKGIALWNTPMIPGGATWNNQPCGTGYMNGCDKVGTQWITGNGNIYYDVKWWVQRAADQKWSNWTVGFSGEDESNKYYRHHLGPDPVIAIEYDIAPTIWYPRTTPTPGFADSGSYNDCQTPGGNAWYNPGWVGANQYIKLKVNTWSPIGFNQLYTNFHIWDDNDSNWSVRQDVGPTGSYGEVEYWAGTFADGHQYGWTANVRDGWLSSGDTPWCYFRVDKTPPALTVSSTDFPASGTVNVVPKLKINDTGTFRVNITDPAPSSGLNASGPACFRWSTDPTPVTGWKCSDPGVVRGASGTFPYTPRIWGTNILFVQAMDVAGNYSQPFPYTFYVPWDPAKGAAVPGDLDKDGRGDILKPDTAGNLMHMTADSDPTIAQAALLGLAPQGTTWNDVQTTHRGALRSMGVDDVFAHTTANPALKGNLYLYPNKGDGTFNTYTTVDKPTTWAAPDGTPLDAAPAGWVPDWSEATQILALGAPKATLNDFDGDLAADQTAVLAVERGNLWLYRSNSINSLDADAVLVSGTGNWGGFELLNPGSASGKAQPTLWTRSLADGTLRSYPIGTRDGRLDLSALASPTGPASSVIGSGLTTGAFTKVGTVGDATKDGLADLWAVAAGSEKLIFWRGKTASGAAAGTVTGFEAPAELGDTTAPVDRMRLSSGTAGKTPDAYGKFPGTVKGGVTFTADTVNGAPATVATFNGTDGVIESDGLKVDTTKSFSISLWTKANALTDGVVISQDNTQASGFMVWPATMGNGYVNWHLGMATADNGGWPYDTTDVRSSAARVQVGAWTKLTVSYNATTGQTALYVNDALASTGVHTSKLAAAGSLVLGRYKYQGRANNFYNGSIADVVVHDYAVDPASVPGPVVSDMAQGVCLDLDGGVSADGRAVQAWTCNGSAAQAWKAAGDGSLQILGRCLEVGGNGPWGNSTPVQLWSCNGGANQKWSFRPDGSIYHPASGRCLDLPGGATANGTRPQLYDCNQTRAQRWHTVPVT, encoded by the coding sequence ATGTCTGACATACCCGCGAGACGCCTGACCGGACGGCCGTCCCGTGATCGTACGAGGGCTGTCGCCGGCCGTGGGGCGGTGGCGCTCGCCACCGCGCTCGCGCTCGGCATGACCGCCGCGCCGCTCGCGGCGGCGGCACCGCCCGGCACCGCCGCCACCGGCGGAACCGGCCCGGCCGCACACCCGGCCGCCGGGCAGCAGAAGCGCGCCACCGGCGTCGACAAGGCCGTGCAGGACGCCCTGCGCAAGGCCAAGGAGTCCGGCAAGCCCGTGACGGTCGACGCCCTGACGACCGCGACCTCCGAGACGGTCGCGCAGCCGAACGGCCGCCGGCTCATCACCAAGACCCACGCCCAGAACGTACGGACCAGGCAGAACGGCGGCTGGCGCACGCTGGACCCGACGCTGGTCACCGGCGCCCGGAACACCGTCGTCCCGCGCCTCACCGACGCCCGGCTCACGCTCTCCGGCGGCGGCACCGGCCCGCTCGCCACCGTCACCACCGCCGACGGCAAGCGGTTCGCCGTCACCGCGCCGTTCGCCCTGCCCAAGCCCGCGCTGCACGGAGCCACCGCCACGTACGCCTCCGTGCTGCCCGGCGTCGACCTGAAGGTGACCGCGCTCGCGGACGGCGGCTGGCGCGAGGTCGTCGTCGTGAAGACGGCGAAGGCGGCGGCCGATCCGCGGCTGAAGAGGCTCCGCTTCCCGGTGCGCACCACCGGCCTCACCCTGTCCGCCGACCGCGCCGGCAACATCGCCCTCAAGGACGCCCACGGCAAGGCCCGGCTGCACGCGCCCACCCCGTTCCAGTGGGACTCCAGCTACGCCGCCCCGAGCTCCCGCTGGACCACCGCGAAGAGCGCCGCCGGGCCCGCGCAGGCGGCCGCGGCCGCTCCGGTGGCCGGTGTCCGCTCCTCGGCCGAGCAGCCGGGCGACGGCGCGAACGTCTCCACCATGAAGGTCGAGGCGAGCGCCGACGCGCTCGTCCTGACGCCCGATCCGAAGACCTTCGGCAAGGGCACCGGACCCTGGTACCTGGACCCGACGGTGAGCGCCCAGGCCAACCGCCAGGTGAACGCCCAGGTCCAGGAGAACCACCCGACCACGTCGAACGTCAACACCCTCTCCAGCCTGGGCGTGGGCTACTGCGGCTACTCCGACTGCACCGGATACGGCCGCTACCGCTCGTACTTCCAGCTCGGCATCCCGTCCCAGCTGTACGCCGACGGTTCGCGCGGCACCGCCCAGATCTGGAGCGCCACGCTGAGCGCCTCCGTGGTCAGCTCCGCGGCCCCGGGCACCAACAAGGGCATCGCGCTGTGGAACACGCCGATGATCCCCGGCGGCGCCACCTGGAACAACCAGCCCTGCGGCACCGGCTACATGAACGGCTGCGACAAGGTCGGGACGCAGTGGATCACCGGCAACGGGAACATCTACTACGACGTCAAGTGGTGGGTGCAGCGGGCCGCCGACCAGAAGTGGTCGAACTGGACGGTCGGCTTCTCGGGTGAGGACGAGAGCAACAAGTACTACCGTCACCACCTGGGCCCCGACCCGGTCATCGCCATCGAGTACGACATCGCGCCCACCATCTGGTACCCGCGCACCACGCCGACGCCCGGCTTCGCCGACAGCGGCAGCTACAACGACTGCCAGACGCCCGGCGGCAACGCCTGGTACAACCCGGGCTGGGTCGGCGCCAACCAGTACATCAAGCTGAAGGTCAACACCTGGTCGCCGATCGGCTTCAACCAGCTGTACACCAACTTCCACATCTGGGACGACAACGACTCCAACTGGAGCGTCCGGCAGGACGTCGGCCCGACCGGCAGCTACGGCGAGGTCGAGTACTGGGCCGGCACCTTCGCGGACGGCCACCAGTACGGCTGGACCGCCAACGTCAGGGACGGCTGGCTCTCCTCCGGTGACACCCCCTGGTGCTACTTCCGCGTCGACAAGACACCGCCGGCGCTCACCGTCAGCTCCACCGACTTCCCGGCGAGCGGCACCGTCAACGTCGTACCGAAGCTGAAGATCAACGACACCGGTACGTTCCGGGTGAACATCACCGACCCGGCGCCGAGCAGCGGCCTGAACGCCTCCGGCCCCGCCTGCTTCCGCTGGAGCACCGACCCGACCCCGGTCACCGGCTGGAAGTGCTCCGACCCGGGCGTGGTCCGGGGCGCGAGCGGCACCTTCCCGTACACGCCGCGGATCTGGGGCACCAACATCCTCTTCGTCCAGGCGATGGACGTGGCCGGCAACTACAGCCAGCCCTTCCCGTACACCTTCTACGTGCCGTGGGACCCGGCCAAGGGTGCCGCCGTCCCCGGTGACCTCGACAAGGACGGCCGCGGCGACATCCTGAAGCCGGACACCGCGGGCAACCTGATGCACATGACGGCGGACAGCGATCCGACCATCGCCCAGGCCGCCCTGCTCGGTCTCGCCCCGCAGGGCACCACGTGGAACGACGTGCAGACCACGCACCGCGGCGCGCTGCGCTCCATGGGCGTCGACGACGTCTTCGCGCACACCACGGCGAACCCGGCGCTGAAGGGGAACCTCTACCTCTACCCCAACAAGGGCGACGGCACGTTCAACACGTACACCACCGTCGACAAGCCGACGACCTGGGCGGCGCCGGACGGCACACCGCTCGACGCGGCCCCCGCCGGATGGGTGCCGGACTGGTCCGAGGCGACGCAGATCCTCGCGCTCGGCGCGCCCAAGGCGACGCTGAACGACTTCGACGGCGACCTGGCGGCCGACCAGACGGCCGTGCTCGCGGTCGAGCGCGGCAACCTCTGGCTGTACCGCTCCAACAGCATCAACAGTCTCGACGCGGACGCCGTCCTGGTGTCCGGCACCGGCAACTGGGGCGGCTTCGAGCTCCTCAACCCCGGTTCGGCGAGCGGCAAGGCCCAGCCGACGCTGTGGACCCGCAGCCTGGCCGACGGCACGCTCCGCTCGTACCCGATCGGCACCCGCGACGGCCGGCTCGACCTGTCCGCGCTCGCCAGCCCGACGGGTCCCGCCTCGTCCGTCATCGGCAGCGGCCTGACGACCGGGGCCTTCACGAAGGTCGGCACCGTCGGCGACGCCACCAAGGACGGCCTCGCCGACCTGTGGGCGGTCGCCGCCGGCAGCGAGAAGCTGATCTTCTGGCGCGGCAAGACCGCCTCGGGCGCGGCGGCGGGCACCGTCACCGGCTTCGAGGCCCCGGCCGAGCTCGGTGACACCACCGCGCCCGTGGACCGCATGCGGCTCTCCTCGGGCACGGCCGGCAAGACCCCCGACGCGTACGGGAAGTTCCCCGGCACGGTCAAGGGCGGCGTCACCTTCACCGCCGACACCGTGAACGGCGCCCCGGCCACTGTGGCGACGTTCAACGGCACCGACGGCGTGATCGAGTCGGACGGGCTGAAGGTCGACACGACCAAGTCCTTCTCGATCTCGCTGTGGACGAAGGCGAACGCGCTGACCGACGGCGTGGTCATCAGCCAGGACAACACCCAGGCCAGCGGCTTCATGGTGTGGCCCGCCACCATGGGCAACGGCTACGTCAACTGGCACCTCGGCATGGCGACCGCGGACAACGGCGGCTGGCCGTACGACACCACGGACGTCCGCAGCAGCGCGGCGCGGGTCCAGGTCGGCGCCTGGACGAAGCTGACCGTCAGCTACAACGCCACGACGGGTCAGACGGCGCTGTACGTCAACGACGCGCTGGCCTCGACCGGCGTCCACACCTCGAAGCTGGCGGCGGCCGGTTCGCTGGTCCTGGGCCGCTACAAGTACCAGGGCCGGGCGAACAACTTCTACAACGGCTCGATCGCCGACGTCGTCGTCCACGACTACGCCGTCGACCCGGCGAGCGTCCCCGGCCCCGTCGTCTCCGACATGGCCCAGGGCGTCTGCCTGGACCTCGACGGAGGCGTCTCGGCCGACGGCCGCGCGGTCCAGGCGTGGACCTGCAACGGCTCGGCGGCGCAGGCGTGGAAGGCCGCCGGCGACGGCAGCCTCCAGATCCTGGGCCGCTGCCTGGAGGTCGGCGGCAACGGACCCTGGGGCAACAGCACCCCGGTCCAGCTCTGGTCCTGCAACGGCGGCGCCAACCAGAAGTGGTCCTTCCGCCCGGACGGCTCGATCTACCACCCGGCCTCGGGCCGCTGCCTCGACCTGCCGGGCGGAGCGACGGCGAACGGGACACGGCCGCAGCTGTACGACTGCAACCAGACACGGGCGCAGCGGTGGCACACGGTGCCGGTGACGTGA
- a CDS encoding helix-turn-helix domain-containing protein has product MAAVVKQARDEQRRDAELRAVRERVLAGMRRIKEEYGLSFGRLAEKTHYSRSSWERFLNGKQWPSRAAIQQLAEVVGEDPEGLIGLWERAEELARRSRASGGRANGGGPAAGAPAAGGQEEAEGPEETPARGHAPTGPGRDGESGRHGEAGPDGEAAGRRGDSASRGETEGRRRSEARGQARPHGASEGHAESERRGDPARYGESERYGDPERHDDPERRGDPERYRDPEGYGESVTRGGVEGRRGESVAREGVDVRGEADVREGADVRQGADVRQGVGPHDMTGSRGAREPRPGDTAPEAPRPGSRSARARPLVHMAIGAVLGALIAIAVIGPNPMADDPRGEAGKSTSSEQRSGVAALGETESASPPASDHPEPGCSGESCLGREPQTMNCQWDAKTVRLLYLRGLRIQLRHSPACQAVWGRLENGAIGDGVVITDQGSRTEEATIRVDRDTYTRMLSVAEYPISTISICGTIPKVKEQECDPVQDAPQP; this is encoded by the coding sequence ATGGCTGCTGTCGTGAAGCAGGCCCGGGACGAGCAGCGGCGGGACGCCGAGCTCAGGGCCGTCCGCGAGCGGGTCCTGGCCGGGATGCGCCGCATCAAGGAGGAGTACGGCCTCAGCTTCGGCCGGCTGGCCGAGAAGACGCACTACAGCCGCTCGTCCTGGGAGCGCTTCCTCAACGGGAAGCAATGGCCGAGCCGCGCGGCGATCCAACAGCTCGCGGAGGTGGTGGGTGAGGACCCCGAAGGGCTCATCGGACTCTGGGAACGCGCCGAGGAGCTGGCGCGCAGGAGCCGGGCCTCGGGCGGTCGGGCGAACGGGGGCGGGCCCGCGGCGGGAGCGCCCGCGGCGGGCGGACAGGAGGAGGCGGAAGGGCCGGAGGAGACGCCCGCCCGAGGCCACGCGCCCACCGGGCCCGGGCGGGACGGGGAGTCCGGGCGGCACGGGGAGGCCGGGCCGGACGGGGAAGCGGCAGGGCGGCGCGGGGACTCCGCGAGCCGCGGGGAGACGGAAGGGCGCCGGCGGTCCGAAGCGCGCGGGCAGGCGCGGCCGCACGGGGCCTCCGAGGGCCACGCGGAGTCCGAGCGCCGTGGCGACCCCGCGCGCTACGGGGAGTCCGAGCGCTACGGGGACCCCGAGCGCCATGACGACCCCGAGCGCCGCGGCGACCCCGAGCGCTACCGGGACCCCGAGGGCTACGGGGAATCCGTGACCCGCGGGGGAGTCGAAGGCCGCCGCGGCGAATCCGTGGCCCGTGAGGGAGTCGACGTCCGTGGGGAAGCCGACGTCCGCGAGGGGGCCGACGTCCGGCAGGGGGCCGACGTCCGGCAGGGTGTCGGCCCGCACGACATGACGGGCTCACGCGGCGCGCGCGAGCCCCGCCCCGGAGACACCGCGCCGGAGGCGCCGCGGCCGGGCTCCCGGTCCGCACGGGCGAGGCCCCTCGTCCACATGGCGATCGGTGCGGTGCTGGGAGCCCTCATCGCGATCGCCGTGATCGGACCGAACCCCATGGCGGACGACCCGAGGGGAGAGGCCGGGAAGTCGACGTCGAGCGAGCAGAGGTCGGGAGTGGCGGCGCTGGGCGAGACCGAGAGCGCGTCCCCGCCCGCGTCCGACCATCCCGAACCCGGCTGCTCCGGAGAGTCCTGCCTCGGCCGCGAGCCCCAGACCATGAACTGCCAGTGGGACGCGAAGACCGTCCGGCTGCTGTACCTGCGCGGTCTGCGGATCCAGCTCCGGCACAGCCCGGCCTGCCAGGCCGTCTGGGGCCGCCTGGAGAACGGCGCGATCGGCGACGGCGTGGTCATCACCGACCAGGGCAGCCGCACGGAGGAGGCCACCATCCGGGTCGACCGCGACACGTACACCCGGATGCTCTCCGTGGCCGAGTACCCGATCTCGACGATCTCCATCTGCGGGACGATCCCGAAGGTCAAGGAGCAGGAGTGCGACCCCGTACAGGACGCCCCGCAGCCCTGA
- a CDS encoding DUF2470 domain-containing protein → MRPHTTPVPHPTPAERMRSIVTAAHSMTVISDGLRQEVRDLDGAGALGRIHLHEPDEEFGPDQRGPLVPVRLELTDIAPAPVRDRVRARVTLTGLVAAPYRADSAESACMRLGQAVFEDATGRGYVTLRELQAAETDPLAVCEASLLHHLVDAHPELVTLLLRLVEPGALHGLVRALPLAIDRYGITLRLELGSGWRDVRLAFPTPVTDADQVGLQTHALLAAARRASHSHLPAA, encoded by the coding sequence ATGCGCCCCCACACCACCCCCGTCCCCCACCCGACCCCCGCCGAGCGGATGCGGTCGATCGTGACGGCCGCCCACTCCATGACCGTGATCTCCGACGGCCTCCGGCAGGAGGTACGGGACCTCGACGGGGCGGGGGCGCTGGGGCGGATCCATCTCCACGAGCCCGACGAGGAGTTCGGCCCCGACCAGCGGGGGCCGCTCGTGCCGGTGCGCCTGGAGCTCACCGACATCGCGCCGGCGCCGGTCCGGGACCGCGTGCGCGCCCGCGTGACGCTCACCGGACTCGTCGCGGCCCCGTACCGGGCCGATTCCGCCGAGAGCGCCTGCATGCGGCTCGGCCAGGCCGTGTTCGAGGACGCGACGGGACGCGGCTACGTCACCCTCCGGGAACTCCAGGCGGCGGAGACGGATCCGCTGGCGGTCTGCGAGGCCTCGCTGCTCCACCACCTCGTCGACGCCCACCCGGAACTCGTCACCCTGCTCCTCCGGCTCGTCGAACCCGGCGCCCTCCACGGCCTGGTGCGGGCCCTGCCGCTCGCGATCGACCGCTACGGCATCACGCTGCGCCTGGAACTGGGGTCCGGATGGCGTGACGTGCGCCTCGCGTTCCCCACGCCGGTCACCGACGCCGACCAGGTCGGCCTCCAGACCCACGCCCTGCTGGCGGCGGCCCGCCGCGCCTCCCACTCCCACCTGCCCGCGGCCTGA
- a CDS encoding peptidoglycan-binding domain-containing protein — protein sequence MRTRFPAVIAAVLAAMVAVLLGPGTASAATWPVIANGDSGPQVTTVQHLLSHRGYATTADGRFGPATEAKVSSFQSANGLTADGSVGPLTWPKLVVTVQSGSSGSAARAAQTQLNRYGYGLAVDGAFGAASTNAAKDFQSKHGLTADGIVGPNTWNALVGGSGSGGGGTSRAQLAASIDANSRISLLTYHVSGVVDNDSTAQANITDTKNGTTAETSNYSDVGEREVWLSTAMLNGMLKLATERGYTFLVTEIAGGDHSSTSNHYKGIAFDADNMSVSNATFVSACRAYGATEALDEGNHVHCAWE from the coding sequence ATGCGCACACGCTTCCCGGCGGTGATCGCCGCGGTCCTCGCCGCGATGGTGGCCGTCCTGCTCGGGCCGGGCACGGCGTCGGCCGCCACCTGGCCGGTCATCGCCAACGGCGACAGCGGGCCGCAGGTGACCACGGTCCAGCACCTGCTCAGCCACCGCGGGTACGCCACCACCGCCGACGGCCGGTTCGGGCCGGCCACCGAGGCCAAGGTGTCGTCGTTCCAGAGCGCCAACGGCCTCACGGCCGACGGCTCGGTGGGCCCGCTGACCTGGCCCAAGCTGGTCGTCACGGTGCAGAGCGGCAGCAGCGGCAGCGCCGCCAGGGCGGCCCAGACCCAGCTGAACCGGTACGGGTACGGGCTCGCCGTCGACGGCGCCTTCGGCGCCGCGTCGACGAACGCCGCCAAGGACTTCCAGTCCAAGCACGGCCTCACCGCGGACGGCATCGTCGGCCCGAACACCTGGAACGCCCTGGTCGGCGGCTCGGGCAGCGGCGGGGGCGGCACCAGCCGCGCCCAGCTGGCCGCCTCCATCGACGCCAACTCCCGTATCTCGCTGCTGACGTACCACGTCAGCGGGGTCGTGGACAACGACTCCACGGCCCAGGCGAACATCACCGACACCAAGAACGGCACCACGGCCGAGACGAGCAACTACAGCGACGTCGGCGAGCGCGAGGTCTGGCTCTCCACGGCGATGCTGAACGGCATGCTCAAGCTGGCCACGGAGCGGGGCTACACCTTCCTGGTCACCGAGATCGCCGGCGGTGACCACTCGAGCACCTCCAACCACTACAAGGGCATCGCGTTCGACGCGGACAACATGTCCGTCAGCAACGCGACCTTCGTCAGCGCCTGCCGCGCGTACGGCGCCACCGAGGCCCTCGACGAGGGCAACCACGTCCACTGCGCCTGGGAGTAG
- a CDS encoding penicillin-insensitive murein endopeptidase has translation MLRSSGLRRQGSRIALFLAMIMALFVQAGAPAQAYAGAFFHTQSSGNRGSDVVAIQHLLGARGHTVATDGVFGSGTASAVRSFQSSQGLTADGIVGPNTWGRLVLTVRQGDNGSAVKAVQYLLNAKRAAGLTVDGDFGPATVTAVKNFQSHAGLSADGVVGPDTWRNLVWHYELVNFSNICDQNPDGNASANWATAAAVAQLESAAASFASTGQGKVPMGDAGFEHGGDIPGHASHEVGLDIDIWPIRTDSAQCTAGRITWQSGTYDRAATRQLVQAIRAAAPGHIELIYFNDPTLISEGLTTQYPNHDNHLHVRYR, from the coding sequence ATGCTCCGATCATCCGGTCTGCGCAGGCAGGGCTCCCGGATCGCCCTGTTCCTGGCCATGATCATGGCCCTGTTCGTCCAGGCCGGGGCACCGGCCCAGGCGTACGCCGGCGCCTTCTTCCACACGCAGAGCTCGGGCAACCGAGGCAGCGACGTCGTCGCGATCCAGCACCTGCTGGGCGCGCGCGGCCACACCGTGGCCACCGACGGGGTCTTCGGCTCGGGCACGGCGTCCGCCGTCCGGTCCTTCCAGAGCTCCCAGGGCCTCACCGCGGACGGCATCGTCGGCCCCAACACCTGGGGACGGCTCGTCCTCACGGTGCGCCAGGGCGACAACGGGTCCGCCGTGAAGGCCGTGCAGTACCTGCTCAACGCCAAGCGCGCGGCGGGCCTCACCGTCGACGGCGACTTCGGGCCCGCCACGGTCACGGCGGTGAAGAACTTCCAGAGCCACGCCGGTCTCTCCGCGGACGGCGTGGTCGGTCCCGACACCTGGCGCAACCTGGTCTGGCACTACGAGCTCGTCAACTTCTCGAACATCTGCGACCAGAACCCGGACGGCAACGCCTCCGCCAACTGGGCCACCGCCGCGGCCGTGGCCCAACTGGAGTCCGCCGCGGCCTCCTTCGCCTCGACCGGCCAGGGCAAGGTGCCGATGGGTGACGCCGGCTTCGAGCACGGCGGCGACATCCCGGGCCACGCCAGTCACGAGGTCGGGCTCGACATCGACATCTGGCCGATCCGTACCGACTCGGCCCAGTGCACCGCGGGCCGGATCACGTGGCAGTCCGGGACCTACGACCGGGCGGCGACCCGCCAGCTCGTGCAGGCGATCCGCGCCGCGGCCCCCGGGCACATCGAGCTGATCTACTTCAACGACCCGACGCTCATCTCCGAGGGCCTGACCACCCAGTACCCGAACCACGACAACCACCTGCACGTCCGCTACCGCTGA
- a CDS encoding peptidoglycan recognition protein family protein, which produces MNDLPTPRPRRRTVLSGAFALGAGAVLGTALPGSAWAAATPVISGCAAWGSRPPSAPVKLLATAPHKIIVHHTATPNSTDYSQAHAFALSRSIQDSHMDEKGWIDSGQHFTISRGGWITEGRHSSAAALAGGTQQVESAHCTGQNTVAVGIENEGTYSTVDPLSAQYAKLVDLCAYICAQYGLRAYQIFGHRDFNNTECPGDRLYAMLPQLRADVAARIGGSPSWSGWPVARLGDTGERVRSLQHLLNSRGSTLTADGSFGPATESAVRAFQTTNRAGVDGVAGNQTWHQLSAPLGRGAAGDAVKALQVQLNARGQALVVDGSFGSGTEAGVRAFQTSAALPVDGVADARTWSRLLA; this is translated from the coding sequence ATGAACGACCTGCCGACGCCGCGTCCACGACGGCGTACGGTGCTGTCCGGGGCCTTCGCCCTGGGCGCGGGCGCCGTGCTGGGGACCGCACTGCCCGGGAGCGCGTGGGCCGCCGCCACGCCCGTGATCTCCGGGTGCGCTGCCTGGGGCTCCCGGCCGCCGAGCGCCCCGGTCAAGCTGCTGGCCACCGCCCCCCACAAGATCATCGTCCACCACACCGCGACGCCCAACAGCACCGACTACTCGCAGGCGCACGCGTTCGCACTGTCCCGGTCGATCCAGGACAGCCACATGGACGAGAAGGGCTGGATCGACTCGGGTCAGCACTTCACCATCAGCCGCGGCGGCTGGATCACGGAGGGCCGGCACTCCAGCGCGGCGGCGCTGGCCGGCGGCACCCAGCAGGTCGAGTCCGCGCACTGCACCGGCCAGAACACCGTCGCCGTCGGCATCGAGAACGAGGGCACGTACAGCACGGTCGACCCGCTGTCGGCCCAGTACGCGAAGCTGGTCGACCTGTGCGCGTACATCTGTGCGCAGTACGGACTGCGCGCCTACCAGATCTTCGGGCACCGGGACTTCAACAACACCGAGTGCCCCGGCGACCGGCTGTACGCGATGCTGCCGCAGCTCAGGGCCGACGTCGCCGCCAGGATCGGCGGCAGCCCATCCTGGAGCGGCTGGCCGGTGGCGCGTCTCGGCGACACGGGGGAGCGGGTGAGGTCGCTGCAGCACCTGCTGAACTCCCGTGGCTCCACGCTCACGGCCGACGGGTCCTTCGGTCCGGCGACGGAGAGCGCGGTACGGGCCTTCCAGACCACCAACAGGGCCGGGGTCGACGGCGTGGCCGGCAACCAGACCTGGCACCAGCTCTCCGCCCCGCTCGGCCGCGGTGCGGCGGGCGACGCCGTGAAGGCCCTGCAGGTCCAGCTCAACGCGCGCGGTCAGGCACTGGTCGTCGACGGGAGCTTCGGCTCCGGCACCGAGGCCGGCGTCCGGGCGTTCCAGACCTCCGCGGCCCTGCCGGTCGACGGGGTCGCGGACGCCCGCACCTGGAGCCGTCTCCTCGCCTGA